DNA sequence from the Coturnix japonica isolate 7356 chromosome 3, Coturnix japonica 2.1, whole genome shotgun sequence genome:
CCAAGAGTGGAGGCTTATTGAGCACATCACTCAGTTAATGCTCCCTCAGCAGGCAGACATGGGACAGACAACACGCTGATCCCTTCTGAAACCAAGTGACTAATCTGTTATGCTGGTATAGTAATACTAGAATTGACTCTTAACGTTGGCAAAAGCAGGCACTGCCCCAGATCCTTACTCTGTTCTGGTTTTGCCCCACCTGTCTGACCCTCTCACATACTtaggaaatgtaaataaataccaCAGTTTGTTCcttgtcttttgtttgtgtAAGGAATGGGTATTTCTGATAGCACTGAATGCTTCAGACAGTAAGAACAAAACCAGGCCTGCTTTGAAGCTCCAttcacacaaacacaaaggaCAGTCACTCCACTCTGGttcttctgtccttcctgtTATGGTTGTCTTACAGTGAGGACCTTCGATGAGatttgaagagaaacagaacttAAATTCAGCATCATCCACTGCTTTTCAGGGGACCTTGGGATCTCTACAGTGCCCCAGGTTCACTTCCCCTGAATCCCAAACCCTAgcatttcccttcctcttttatCCAGAGATCCTCTGTTATCTGTACTCATACACTAAGCATCTCAAGGAAGAAGTATCAACATTTATGAAAGGAAACGCTCCCAGAGCCAGCCAGGTGACACAGAGGGGAACAGCACATAGGTGGAGGGCAATCCAAAGCCTCTCAGATTCCATTTTAACACTGCAATGGACTTAAGCCTCATATGCTTTAATGAGCTCACCTCTACTGTATTCTTCATATCATAGACTTTGGGAAAAGTCATCTTTAACATCTTAGCTTAACACTGCACCGAAGTGAAGAAGAAGCCTTGTTCTAAATGTGAATAAGCCCAAGGCTGCTCTGCACCACCGCAGTGATCTCTCACCTTAGTTCTTCAGCTAGTTTCTGAATCGGACCAACTGCTAACACAGAAAGCTTCTCCCTAACATCtgcacacatgcacaaagaATTCAGATGCACACACATCCAATTATTCAATTCCTAAGCCAATTAGTAAAGGAAAGCTCCACATTTCTTGCAGAAGTTGGACTTCTGCCTAGCTTGCTGTCTTtccaaagacagaaacagaaggcGCCACCCAGAATCCATTAAACAATagatttcttgctttttcttctttaacagaaataaactgCAGGCTTTCTAGTGCCCAAATGATATGCCTGAAGCACTACTCAGCACTTCCAAAACCCAACCACACGCTCTTTTGCCACCCATTCAGAGAGATGCTCATCTACAGCTTATCACCACACTGCAGAAACTCAATTAATCAACTGAGGGAAACCAAGGCGGGTTATAACATTCATTTGACAGACTCCGTGCAAATAAAACAACTGAAGAAGAATAGCAAATACCAAGTCAGGACAAAACATACTTTATTGTACTGTAATGTCAGAAGTACAAGAAAAGTACTGCAGAGAACCATGCTAATGGGGCTTCTGGggtttgtgaaagaaaaaaaaccaagataACGGGGTACTACGGTACTCAGTGCAAAAACTGATTTGCGGCACAAGTACACTACTGCTAAAGCAGCTTGATTCAAGCACAGCTCTGGTATGTGATCTGCTCTGTTGTCCTTCTATATAACATTTCTATAATAAAGCTACTCTTACATCAAGTAGGCAGCAAATTCGAGTCAGGGGTGTCCAAACTGCCACTAAGCaacccaaaaacaaaattaagaaaaatactctGCATAGTCAGCCTCTGCATTTTAGTTTCAGATGTGGAGCTGCAGCTACTGAAGAAGTTACTCTGAAAGGTAAGAGGCCAGATCTATTTGTTTCTCCTTGTACACCTGTGGGTAACTTATTTTACCGTGACCACAATTTATccaatatgaaaaaaaacaaaacaaaacaaaacatctttgaTAATAAATCATATGTATCTAACATTCAGAGTAATTGCAGCCCTTGAGATCTCAACTAACGGCTTAAGACAATGAAAATGTTTGGGCACCCTTGAACTACGTCAACAGAGAGCATTTTTTGCTACCAGGCAAGCAAGATCACTGTTTTAAACAGAGCTGATCTCTACAAGAAAGCAGGAACCCAAGTCACTAAGTACTACCAGGCGACACGGACTGCTgcccagaaagagaaaaacgttaacaccacaaagaaaaagttcaaCTAAGTTGAAAGAGTTTCAACACCAGAAGCGGCATTTGAAAACAAGCTGTTCAGTTAATCTTTGCACAAGATGCAGATTGTATAACTGGATGCATGAACAAACATGCTGGCAGTCTTCTCCTTTTACGCAGCAGCTGTGTTTAACGTAGGAAGTTGTGGGTTTGAAGAAAGCCACTTGAAGAATTAAGGTTTGCAATTGCCCGTCTACTTAAAGAGATTagtagagaaacaaaacatttactgCCGAAACAGGAGTTTCTCAGTGGATCCTTATCATTACAaacacagctttcattttgtaaGCAATGCAAGACTAAACAGACaactatattattattattattatgggtATAAGTTACatctgttaaaattaaaaaaaagaaagccaagcAGTTTTGCCCTATTTCAAAGAATAGTTTCCAATCAACACCAGTTTATGGTGACTGGGACTTCACAAATAAACAAGGAATGGTGACATCTTTGGGTCTTAAATGACGAGAAATAATGGGCTCTGTGCTACCAATCAACCTCAACAAGAATATGGCACAAGGGCCAGCCCAAGCTGTACCAACACTGAACCTTTAGCACTCGGCACAAATTCGGATCTCTTTTCTTTAGCTAGCAAATCAGGTGAAAAGActgagtagaaaaaaaagagctaaaatCTTATGCCAAAAATCGGaatctactttaaaaaaaaacacctgtaattttaaaataactttacaCTGACATCAGTTTGTgcaaactaaaaaaagaaaccaaaagaacAACCATTGATCTCTCtctaacaacagaaaaagtctcccaacattttccttttagctCATCGTATCTGCAGATACTGTCTCGGATCTGAGAGATGGAAatgcaagagagaaaaacttACAGCAACTGCAAAACAATCTTTCTACaaacagctgctggagggaaaagtaaaatataaaggACCAAAGTAAGGAAGGTTCCGTCTGAAATACTCTCACAATCTTTCCTGCTCTGTAGTCCATGAATCCGACTCTGATGCTAAGGTGACAGTGTAtgtaagcagatttttttttgttgattttattaCTTTAGGTTTCAAACGAAGAGAACCTGATGGAGGATTCAGGCCTCTTCAGGAATTGTCAGATGGAACGTGCTCCTCAAATCCTTCGCTCTCTCGGACCAAAGCTCTTTCCAGGATAACACGGCCTTCCTTGTAGCGCTGGCTGTCTTCAGTGGCAAATTCATAGATCCAGCCCAGTTTGCTGTTGCAGTTCTTGCAGCTCACGTCTCGAACCATGTGGCGGCCAGTGAGCATGACCCGATCCTGAACTTCACTGTACTGCAGATTTACCACCTGGTATGGATGTACAGAAAATAAGGAGTAGAAAGAATTAGTTTGCCTGGAGCGAAGCTTGAAAGCAATAGGCATGACTCTCAGTGCTTTAAAAGTAAGGAGTTTGTGGCACTTGAAAGCTCAAGTGTAATAGTCTGTAGCCCTGAAGATCTCCTGCCTAGAGGAGGTAATGCTTCTGAAGATGTATTTCTCAAGGTTGTGCAACCATCACTGTTTAACTAAGAGGCATCAAATTCTTTCCTAATGAGTACATGAGTGCAGGGTACCACGTTCAGCTTTGGGTGAGAGGGCCATAATGAACTCAATCAACCAAGACCAAACCACTTGTGTATCTACCCTATCTATAGTAACTGATGTCACCACCTACTTCCACAAACCagaattaaaatagaaaggTGCACTTATTAAATACCTTGGGATGCTTTTGAAATCCAAGCAAAAGGAAGGCTCTGTGGCTGAGGATATAGGCACACTATACTTTTTTGTGCGTGCGCACTATCCAGGCAgtttaaaatacacttttaacTTGCTTGGGTAGCAGCACCACAGAGCCAGGATGCGTAATTCTCTGAAGAGGTTTGTCAGAACTACATCCAAATTGACAGCACATGGCAGGACTCTAAAATATGGGGCTGCACTGCTTTCTACATTTTCTATCTGATTGTACCTGCTCCCTCTGCTTTAgatcatagaacggcttgggttggaagaggccCCGAGACTCATCAAGTTCCATCCCCaacaggcagggttgccagttGCTAGATCAAGAACTAGAGCAGGTtacccagggctccatccaatctggccttgaacacctctgggggTATCCATAGCACCTCTCagcagtctgttccagcacctcaccactctctcagtaaaaaacttccccctgacatcccatttaaatcttccttcctttcatttgaAACTGTTCCCCCTTGCCCTATCGCTAGGAGATGTAAGGCTCCTGTCTGCAAGaatatgaaaacacaaaactcaAACTCTTCCTGTGAGATGCTTTTAAAGTATCAtctagatttgttttcttttaaacccaATAAAGGAGCAAACACCACTGAAACTCTAATAGACAAAAGATACTCTTGCAATGAGATTGAGCTTCACATTACAGAACTTCTGGCATGACGCCACACGTATTCACAATCCTCTTTTTAAGGCAAACTAATTTAGATAGATAGCCATTAAGAGTCGTTGCCAACCGATGACACATTCATTTCCCAGACAGtcatttttctaaagcaaacagCTCACCCTCAGCTTCTTACCAACcttgttaaaaagaaaggcTCTCCCTGTGGCCCCCGTAAAGCGAGTGGAGATGAGCTCGGAACGATTGGTCAGAATGGTGTCGCAGTTTGCACAGGAGAACAGGCGAGTGCCGCCAATGTGATCCAGAAAAATTCTTCCCATTTTTAGAGCTTATGTAAGTGACTAAGTCAGGACctgaaagcaagaagaaagatCACATACTTtaaagaaagcactgcagcaggcaaAATCAAAAGGAGCcccacacacactgctgaatgTTCTGCATATCACAACTACAGACTGCCGCCATCCCTTCTCACCAGCTTACGAAACATCAAACTTAACCAAAACAATCCTCTCTTCTCTACAAGTCACCTTCTAACCAGTAAGATGGCACACACGGATAcaaattacattaaataaaCGTGAACCGAAACCCCTTAATACAGCAGAGATGTTTGCAGCCCAGTCCCCTACAGGACCATACAgttcttaaaacagaaagcttctactttttccctgcttccttttcctctaaTATGATGCTGAAATTCCATTCCAGTACACGTTCCCAACTACTCATGTACCTTAGTCAGCACTGGGAAATGAAGCACAGACAAGGACGCTGAGTCACCAAAACAATTATAGTGTAATCATCTCAAATCACTCCGCCCCCCGccttttataaatacatttctccTATACTTTGCATATTTGTCATATGCAGCCACATGCTACCACCATCCAGGAGGTTTCTGTCTCCTGCTGGAGCAGACTGGGCTCCTGTACTTGCTGCTATCAGCCATCTGAGCTTTCACACCAGGCAGCTTTAGGAACAAACGTTTAAAGCTGTCTAattgaaacacaaaacactgcCATTTACCCAAGCACCTTCCAAAACATCATCCCTAAAATATGTGAGCAACTCCTCCAATTAGAGAAAGAGCTTTAGAAAGTAACACAGATCTGCAGCCCTTTGTAGGCAGTGAATATTAAAGCATTGTGGCAACTTATCAGGCAGTCAAAAACTCAAATAACGAAGGGTGAGATAACACTATCAAGGAACTAGATAAAGATGTTAGTTTCATTTCAATTGCATCAAGGTTTAAGGACCAAACAAGTGAATTATGTCTCCTTTTGTGCTTCAGATGTGGAATCAGCAAATAGGGCTTTGTGTGGCTgtgcaacaaaaaaacagtgtaAGTAAACCTGACACACTGCAATATGAACACCATTGGAGTTTTACAtctcagagcaggaaaacaagtGCCATTTATTAGGAA
Encoded proteins:
- the YPEL5 gene encoding protein yippee-like 5; amino-acid sequence: MGRIFLDHIGGTRLFSCANCDTILTNRSELISTRFTGATGRAFLFNKVVNLQYSEVQDRVMLTGRHMVRDVSCKNCNSKLGWIYEFATEDSQRYKEGRVILERALVRESEGFEEHVPSDNS